From the genome of Triticum aestivum cultivar Chinese Spring chromosome 3B, IWGSC CS RefSeq v2.1, whole genome shotgun sequence, one region includes:
- the LOC123066378 gene encoding uncharacterized protein: MATGSMEAALTSDPTIKLPDDLLVEIISRVPYKSTCCCKCVSTRWRDLISHPDHREKLPGSTLAGFFYKTCGIGRNPRFPHVYQSVSGNWCPLDASLSFLPECEELDILDCCSGLLLCRRWTAPKAWDDPGTLEYVVCNPATERWVSVPATEYSWFLNDARLGFDPAVSSHFHVFELVTAVALNLNNKYDYRIEEVGIYSSKAGGWTHQIVWDDPTEILCLSGGAFFDGVLYLRSDSNTVAAIDVQGNYRIIPVPTSPDARGVPNVYVSRGQLYLTDHGSSELSIWVLEDSISENCWTLKLKVSYLQLFGVEYSSAREHYGVISAHPEDNVIFIIVESASGIFWQMKLFSYEMDSKELRFVCDLGRNSRCPYLSYVPLFSESLTDGH; the protein is encoded by the coding sequence ATGGCGACGGGATCCATGGAGGCGGCCCTCACGAGCGATCCGACGATCAAGCTCCCCGACGACCTCCTGGTCGAGATCATCTCGCGCGTGCCCTACAAGTCCACCTGCTGCTGCAAGTGCGTCTCCACGCGCTGGCGGGACCTCATCTCCCACCCCGACCACCGCGAGAAGCTTCCCGGGTCGACCCTCGCCGGTTTCTTCTACAAAACCTGCGGCATAGGCCGCAATCCACGGTTTCCTCATGTTTACCAAAGCGTCTCGGGTAACTGGTGCCCTCTTGACGCCTCACTCTCGTTCCTACCTGAATGCGAGGAGCTCGACATCTTGGATTGCTGTAGCGGCCTCCTCCTCTGCCGACGCTGGACCGCCCCCAAGGCGTGGGATGACCCTGGGACATTGGAGTACGTGGTGTGCAATCCTGCTACTGAGAGATGGGTATCCGTGCCCGCCACCGAGTATTCCTGGTTTTTGAACGATGCTCGCCTGGGATTCGACCCGGCCGTCTCCTCCCACTTCCATGTGTTCGAGTTGGTAACTGCCGTGGCTTTGAATCTGAATAATAAGTATGATTATCGCATTGAAGAGGTGGGGATCTACTCTTCCAAAGCGGGAGGTTGGACACATCAAATTGTTTGGGACGATCCAACTGAGATACTCTGCTTATCAGGTGGCGCATTTTTCGACGGAGTGTTGTATTTACGTTCTGATAGTAACACAGTTGCAGCCATCGACGTGCAGGGTAATTATAGGATCATTCCTGTTCCTACTTCACCTGATGCTCGTGGTGTTCCTAATGTTTATGTATCACGTGGACAATTGTATCTCACAGATCATGGTTCTTCTGAACTGTCAATCTGGGTTCTTGAAGATTCTATTAGTGAAAATTGTTGGACATTGAAGCTCAAAGTCAGTTACTTGCAACTGTTTGGAGTAGAGTATTCAAGCGCCAGGGAACATTACGGTGTTATCTCAGCCCACCCAGAAGACAATGTGATATTCATAATTGTAGAATCTGCATCAGGGATCTTTTGGCAGATGAAATTATTTTCATACGAAATGGATTCTAAAGAGCTGCGTTTTGTATGTGATCTTGGACGGAATTCAAGGTGCCCTTATCTTTCATATGTTCCTTTGTTCTCGGAGTCATTGACGGATGGGCACTGA